The proteins below are encoded in one region of Homo sapiens chromosome 2, GRCh38.p14 Primary Assembly:
- the SFTPB gene encoding pulmonary surfactant-associated protein B isoform X3, which translates to MAESHLLQWLLLLLPTLCGPGTAAWTTSSLACAQGPEFWCQSLEQALQCRALGHCLQEVWGHVGADDLCQECEDIVHILNKMAKEAIFQDTMRKFLEQECNVLPLKLLMPQCNQVLDDYFPLVIDYFQNQTDSNGICMHLGLCKSRQPEPEQEPGMSDPLPKPLRDPLPDPLLDKLVLPVLPGALQARPGPHTQDLSEQQFPIPLPYCWLCRALIKRIQAMIPKGALAVAVAQVCRVVPLVAGGICQCLAERYSVILLDTLLGRMLPQLVCRLVLRCSMDDSAGPRSPTGEWLPRDSECHLCMSVTTQAGNSSEQAIPQAMLQACVGSWLDREKLAPVC; encoded by the exons ATGGCTGAGTCACACCTGCtgcagtggctgctgctgctgctgcccacgctctgtggcccaggcactG CTGCCTGGACCACCTCATCCTTGGCCTGTGCCCAGGGCCCTGAGTTCTGGTGCCAAAGCCTGGAGCAAGCATTGCAGTGCAGAGCCCTAGGGCATTGCCTACAGGAAGTCTGGGGACATGTGGGAGCC gatGACCTATGCCAAGAGTGTGAGGACATCGTCCACATCCTTAACAAGATGGCCAAGGAGGCCATTTTCCAG GACACGATGAGGAAGTTCCTGGAGCAGGAGTGCAACGTCCTCCCCTTGAAGCTGCTCATGCCCCAGTGCAACCAAGTGCTTGACGACTACTTCCCCCTGGTCATCGACTACTTCCAGAACCAGACT GACTCAAACGGCATCTGTATGCACCTGGGCCTGTGCAAATCCCGGCAGCCAGAGCCAGAGCAGGAGCCAGGGATGTCAGACCCCCTGCCCAAACCTCTGCGGGACCCTCTGCCAGACCCTCTGCTGGACAAGCTCGTCCTCCCTGTGCTGCCCGGGGCCCTCCAGGCGAGGCCTGGGCCTCACACACAG GATCTCTCCGAGCAGCAATTCCCCATTCCTCTCCCCTATTGCTGGCTCTGCAGGGCTCTGATCAAGCGGATCCAAGCCATGATTCCCAAG GGTGCGCTAGCTGTGGCAGTGGCCCAGGTGTGCCGCGTGGTACCTCTGGTGGCGGGCGGCATCTGCCAGTGCCTGGCTGAGCGCTACTCCGTCATCCTGCTCGACACGCTGCTGGGCCGCATGCTGCCCCAGCTGGTCTGCCGCCTCGTCCTCCGGTGCTCCATGGATGACAGCGCTGGCCCAA GGTCGCCGACAGGAGAATGGCTGCCGCGAGACTCTGAGTGCCACCTCTGCATGTCCGTGACCACCCAGGCCGGGAACAGCAGCGAGCAGGCCATACCACAGGCAATGCTCCAGGCCTGTGTTGGCTCCTGGCTGGACAGGGAAAAG
- the SFTPB gene encoding pulmonary surfactant-associated protein B isoform 2 precursor (isoform 2 precursor is encoded by transcript variant 3) — MAESHLLQWLLLLLPTLCGPGTAAWTTSSLACAQGPEFWCQSLEQALQCRALGHCLQEVWGHVGADDLCQECEDIVHILNKMAKEAIFQDTMRKFLEQECNVLPLKLLMPQCNQVLDDYFPLVIDYFQNQTDSNGICMHLGLCKSRQPEPEQEPGMSDPLPKPLRDPLPDPLLDKLVLPVLPGALQARPGPHTQDLSEQQFPIPLPYCWLCRALIKRIQAMIPKGALAVAVAQVCRVVPLVAGGICQCLAERYSVILLDTLLGRMLPQLVCRLVLRCSMDDSAGPRSPTGEWLPRDSECHLCMSVTTQAGNSSEQAIPQAMLQACVGSWLDREKKKTPSFKVLQYGQTWWLTPAIPAP, encoded by the exons ATGGCTGAGTCACACCTGCtgcagtggctgctgctgctgctgcccacgctctgtggcccaggcactG CTGCCTGGACCACCTCATCCTTGGCCTGTGCCCAGGGCCCTGAGTTCTGGTGCCAAAGCCTGGAGCAAGCATTGCAGTGCAGAGCCCTAGGGCATTGCCTACAGGAAGTCTGGGGACATGTGGGAGCC gatGACCTATGCCAAGAGTGTGAGGACATCGTCCACATCCTTAACAAGATGGCCAAGGAGGCCATTTTCCAG GACACGATGAGGAAGTTCCTGGAGCAGGAGTGCAACGTCCTCCCCTTGAAGCTGCTCATGCCCCAGTGCAACCAAGTGCTTGACGACTACTTCCCCCTGGTCATCGACTACTTCCAGAACCAGACT GACTCAAACGGCATCTGTATGCACCTGGGCCTGTGCAAATCCCGGCAGCCAGAGCCAGAGCAGGAGCCAGGGATGTCAGACCCCCTGCCCAAACCTCTGCGGGACCCTCTGCCAGACCCTCTGCTGGACAAGCTCGTCCTCCCTGTGCTGCCCGGGGCCCTCCAGGCGAGGCCTGGGCCTCACACACAG GATCTCTCCGAGCAGCAATTCCCCATTCCTCTCCCCTATTGCTGGCTCTGCAGGGCTCTGATCAAGCGGATCCAAGCCATGATTCCCAAG GGTGCGCTAGCTGTGGCAGTGGCCCAGGTGTGCCGCGTGGTACCTCTGGTGGCGGGCGGCATCTGCCAGTGCCTGGCTGAGCGCTACTCCGTCATCCTGCTCGACACGCTGCTGGGCCGCATGCTGCCCCAGCTGGTCTGCCGCCTCGTCCTCCGGTGCTCCATGGATGACAGCGCTGGCCCAA GGTCGCCGACAGGAGAATGGCTGCCGCGAGACTCTGAGTGCCACCTCTGCATGTCCGTGACCACCCAGGCCGGGAACAGCAGCGAGCAGGCCATACCACAGGCAATGCTCCAGGCCTGTGTTGGCTCCTGGCTGGACAGGGAAAAG